One genomic window of Borreliella garinii includes the following:
- a CDS encoding rod shape-determining protein: MNLFKSFLIDIGIDLGTCNTLVYIKDYGVVMSEPSVVAIDITKGNKVVAVGRNAKKMLWKTPENIKAVRPLRDGVIADIENTEKMIKYFINQIFSRKKLFFKPRMVIGVPTCITEVERRAVKESAMNAGAREVKVIEESLAAAIGSDIPIFEPTGHMVCDIGGGTTEISVISLGGMVVSRAIRTGGDEFDESIIKYMRNSHNIIIGQQTAEKLKIKIGNVYPDIQNLRVEKIDIKGTDAVTGLPRKQLVDSMEVRESLQEPINVVVDEVKRTLGATPPELATDIVERGIILTGGGALLKGLNRLLSKETGVPVYVADNPLLSVAVGAGLFYDYANRIDISKNIYSFINE; the protein is encoded by the coding sequence TTGAATTTGTTTAAGTCTTTTTTAATAGATATTGGTATTGATCTTGGTACATGTAATACGTTGGTTTATATTAAAGATTATGGTGTGGTTATGAGTGAGCCTTCTGTTGTTGCAATAGATATTACCAAAGGTAATAAAGTTGTTGCGGTTGGCCGAAATGCTAAAAAAATGCTTTGGAAAACTCCAGAAAATATTAAAGCTGTGCGTCCACTTAGAGATGGAGTTATTGCTGATATTGAGAATACGGAGAAGATGATTAAATATTTCATTAATCAAATTTTTTCGCGTAAAAAATTGTTTTTCAAGCCAAGAATGGTAATAGGTGTCCCAACTTGCATTACAGAGGTTGAGCGAAGAGCTGTAAAAGAAAGTGCAATGAATGCTGGTGCAAGAGAAGTTAAGGTAATAGAAGAGTCTCTTGCAGCTGCTATTGGATCTGATATTCCTATTTTTGAACCTACAGGGCATATGGTGTGTGACATTGGAGGTGGAACTACAGAAATATCGGTTATTTCTCTTGGTGGTATGGTTGTAAGTAGAGCGATTAGAACTGGTGGTGACGAATTTGATGAGAGCATAATAAAGTATATGAGGAATTCTCATAATATTATAATTGGTCAACAGACAGCAGAAAAATTAAAAATTAAGATAGGAAATGTATATCCCGATATTCAAAATCTGAGGGTAGAAAAAATAGATATTAAGGGCACAGATGCTGTAACCGGCCTTCCTAGAAAGCAACTTGTTGATTCTATGGAAGTAAGGGAATCTTTACAAGAACCCATTAATGTTGTTGTGGATGAAGTTAAGCGCACTCTTGGTGCAACGCCTCCAGAGCTTGCTACAGACATTGTTGAACGTGGCATCATTTTAACAGGAGGAGGAGCTCTTCTTAAGGGTTTAAATAGGCTTCTTTCAAAAGAGACCGGAGTTCCTGTTTATGTTGCAGACAATCCGCTTCTCTCTGTAGCTGTTGGTGCGGGATTATTTTATGATTATGCTAACAGAATAGATATCAGTAAGAATATTTACAGTTTTATCAATGAATAA
- the mreC gene encoding rod shape-determining protein MreC — MNFLVKFKNFIKVLLVLIVALVFMIYDSSSVQRRRPDNFLFFTFNSYIQSRMHGALSFISNVFKTVNEYKNYKDKIEFYKKRIQQLEIVTQNIQSLRQENIRLKEQLNFYSSSSSDFISAEIIYLNYSNISTLMAINKGFNDGIEKDMIAVAYQDGFSGLVGKVVKVYSNTAKILPLTNYENFVSARIQSSRFIGLIEGNGYGKKLEMNYVNRLAEKDLKIGDPIVTAGFSEYPVGIYIGKITNFHILDYNSLLKIEVEPAIVLDKLEYVFLVKNNKEISE; from the coding sequence ATGAATTTTCTTGTCAAATTCAAGAATTTTATCAAAGTGCTTTTGGTATTGATAGTTGCTCTTGTTTTTATGATTTATGATTCAAGCAGTGTTCAAAGGAGAAGGCCTGATAATTTTTTGTTTTTTACTTTTAATTCTTATATTCAAAGTAGAATGCATGGGGCTTTGAGTTTTATTTCCAATGTTTTTAAAACTGTAAATGAATACAAAAATTATAAGGACAAGATAGAATTTTATAAAAAAAGGATACAACAGCTTGAAATAGTAACTCAAAATATACAGTCATTAAGGCAAGAGAATATTCGCCTTAAAGAGCAATTAAATTTTTATTCGTCAAGTTCTAGCGATTTTATTTCAGCAGAGATTATATATCTAAATTATTCAAATATATCGACTTTAATGGCTATTAATAAAGGATTCAATGATGGGATAGAAAAGGATATGATAGCAGTTGCATATCAAGATGGATTTAGTGGACTTGTAGGTAAAGTTGTAAAAGTTTATTCTAATACTGCTAAAATTTTGCCTTTAACTAATTATGAAAATTTTGTTTCGGCAAGGATTCAAAGCAGTAGGTTTATAGGCCTTATTGAAGGAAATGGTTATGGTAAAAAACTTGAAATGAATTATGTTAATAGACTTGCTGAAAAAGATTTGAAAATAGGTGATCCTATTGTTACTGCTGGGTTTAGTGAATATCCAGTTGGTATTTATATTGGAAAGATTACCAATTTTCATATTCTTGATTACAATTCTCTTTTAAAAATAGAAGTAGAACCGGCAATAGTTTTAGACAAACTTGAGTATGTTTTTCTTGTTAAAAACAATAAAGAGATTAGTGAATAA
- the mrdA gene encoding penicillin-binding protein 2, whose protein sequence is MGVITNFRYKFAILFLIAIMLLYLAILFQMQIGKHLFYDREANVFLSRLEKINASRGEILDSNSNVLANNLTMFILKISLQQYYNMPVATRIEMIDFLSSTLDIDKSIILSKLQEPGGYLKDVEIVELTPKMLFKISEKKFYYPALLWTYSFKRNYLVDDSYSHSIGYVGQINQRELRTFYNISGYDNTSTIGKLGIEQVYDNYIRGQEGLIKYKVDSKERRIDDGTIIRNMVPGNDVVLNINKDIQDLAKNALGKRYGAIVVLKPSTGAVLALHNYPYYSMRDVYNKYNKEDYSFLNKAIQSVYPPASIFKLVVAAAILEEKVIDKDRKIYCPGHFKVGNRIFHCWKPGGHGYVNLEEAIAHSSNVYFYTLGLKYLGVDRIRKYAKEFGFGEKTGIDLPNEVSGLLPSPEWKEKTFNQSWVGGDTVNFSIGQGFLNATPIQIVNMVAMIANEGVIYKPRIVNKILKGGGNEVLLENKPEILRKTNLISKNTFKLLKKYMRSVITYGTARYAVLTKAVEVGGKTGTGQTGIDGFENSSFIGLAPYNGSADNQIIVFSLVEAKSNVDWWPAKSTDLIMQGIFANQSYEDILKGYRPWYIR, encoded by the coding sequence GTGGGTGTTATAACAAATTTTAGATACAAGTTTGCCATATTGTTTTTAATAGCAATTATGTTGCTTTATTTAGCGATTTTATTTCAAATGCAAATTGGTAAGCACTTATTTTACGATAGAGAAGCTAATGTTTTTTTATCAAGATTGGAAAAAATCAATGCCTCAAGGGGTGAGATCTTAGATTCTAATTCTAATGTTTTGGCAAATAATTTAACTATGTTTATCTTAAAGATAAGCTTGCAACAGTATTATAATATGCCTGTTGCTACTAGAATTGAGATGATAGACTTTTTATCAAGCACTCTAGATATTGATAAATCAATCATTTTATCTAAACTTCAAGAGCCTGGTGGATATCTAAAAGATGTTGAAATAGTTGAACTTACTCCAAAGATGTTGTTTAAAATTTCTGAAAAAAAGTTTTATTATCCTGCTCTTTTATGGACCTATTCTTTTAAGCGTAACTATTTAGTAGACGATTCATATTCGCATTCAATAGGTTATGTTGGACAAATAAATCAAAGAGAACTTAGAACTTTTTATAATATTAGTGGATATGATAATACTTCTACAATTGGAAAGTTGGGTATTGAACAAGTTTATGATAATTATATTAGAGGACAAGAGGGATTAATTAAATACAAAGTAGATTCCAAGGAGAGAAGAATAGACGACGGCACTATTATAAGGAATATGGTGCCGGGTAATGATGTTGTACTTAATATTAATAAAGATATTCAAGATCTTGCTAAGAATGCTTTAGGTAAAAGGTATGGTGCTATTGTGGTATTAAAACCATCAACAGGCGCTGTTCTTGCTCTTCATAATTATCCTTATTATTCTATGAGAGATGTTTACAATAAATATAATAAAGAAGATTATTCTTTTTTAAATAAAGCGATTCAATCTGTTTATCCACCAGCGTCTATTTTTAAATTAGTTGTTGCTGCTGCTATTCTTGAAGAGAAAGTTATAGATAAAGATCGTAAAATTTATTGCCCTGGACATTTTAAAGTTGGAAATAGAATTTTTCATTGTTGGAAGCCGGGCGGTCATGGGTATGTTAATTTAGAAGAGGCAATTGCACATTCTTCTAATGTTTATTTTTATACACTTGGACTTAAGTATCTTGGGGTTGATAGAATTAGAAAATATGCAAAAGAATTCGGGTTTGGAGAAAAAACGGGAATTGATTTGCCCAACGAAGTATCTGGTCTTCTTCCTAGTCCTGAGTGGAAAGAAAAAACTTTTAATCAGTCTTGGGTAGGAGGAGATACTGTTAATTTTTCAATAGGTCAAGGATTTTTAAATGCTACTCCTATTCAGATTGTCAATATGGTTGCTATGATTGCAAACGAAGGTGTTATATATAAGCCTAGAATTGTAAATAAAATTTTAAAAGGCGGTGGTAATGAAGTTCTTCTTGAAAATAAACCAGAAATACTAAGAAAGACAAACCTTATTAGTAAGAACACATTTAAGCTTCTAAAAAAATATATGAGAAGTGTTATAACTTATGGTACAGCAAGATATGCAGTTCTTACGAAAGCTGTTGAGGTTGGAGGCAAAACAGGTACTGGTCAAACCGGTATAGATGGTTTTGAAAATAGTTCTTTTATTGGACTTGCTCCTTATAACGGTTCAGCTGATAATCAAATTATTGTTTTTAGTTTAGTTGAGGCAAAGAGCAATGTGGATTGGTGGCCTGCAAAATCTACAGATTTAATAATGCAAGGTATTTTTGCAAATCAAAGCTATGAAGATATTCTTAAAGGTTATAGGCCATGGTATATTAGGTAG